The Labrus mixtus chromosome 16, fLabMix1.1, whole genome shotgun sequence genome window below encodes:
- the ash1l gene encoding histone-lysine N-methyltransferase ASH1L isoform X1, with the protein MDTKIQGGTATPPPLLSGAQTGEREKEGGGGKKEDEEEKKRDREKEGATAVSAGAGASGPGGAGSDQSHFSIKESSLSEGNVKLKIGLQAKRMKKPPKILENYVCRPNFKATVRHTGRGGGGSRGNRAGASGDGPGSQSQSAIQSREKEKEKSASVSKPAPSSSSSTPSAKAPTPPPPAPTPTSTTTTSQVNGNVPAKKGPPKTDSKSDAKPDTKASTNTSERPLNLHRPPPDSKSHSSGKKTSASQPNPRTTSPPLPVSQEPSFDGVKPPQYTFSTDSQRDKDKGVQNWGAPTVTEKLAQLIATCPPSKTPKPAKSGKMDSTPPIPSSGFMAPTAKQRDRAMANRNTYSRMVHLSPPPPVSRPPGRPYGSRNKDSVMENSPTLTPLRKEETEGSGKASSSSSTNNLNNSNSSSRSSSPALAFGNNRLSAMSKDSSSDNSNSGISKTQSRTAHCPPHTSSSPLCPILSSSTASAEQRTASALSHLGSPVPSQGHHARESPPLAEESSASEVEQDRDSPRDLTKSPPPTGSGKSEGKDKGASNQSLRGERGKSSSPSKRSPNLDGSRPGRNSSSPESVRQRASSPELDGEEGPQTPLRDDSPDSSVDSPEEQDSKPLKKRRGRKPRWSRFMNRAQSQRTDQHNPFEQSNTILPLSSSLEVQSPPVKRPVGRPPNPNKVKLNPVPQSTASQLFPPQPRKRGRPKSKMPTLDAPARGCLPNKLAPSRVFSSLLKSKEEQDPPVLHPEVDLNPPKPMPRKRGRPKRLPPTLPQEGQPPTLAPEAGDMGDKRFRNKGNGQLIMKTIIGKINKMKSVKRKRILSQILLGPRTEEPPKSVTSGVVGSAEAATQSLSSLAASFGGKLGPQINVSKKGTIYMGKRRGRKPKLSNASTPPPDPFLSPNATSPLHHHHLQSQHHQHQLSSSEVFPSPSLSQSSGGHSPISDASFVEPGSVHFAGHSHYSNPHHGHSTFSFPPPTFSAPNPRNQGLSSSSMASAASQKKSSCRGYHHHHHHYRQHYHYHKLSPPRPLHPTSPAPLSELKEATPSPVSESHSEETVPSDSGIGTDNNSTSDRGEKAGGAGGLGGIGMPHGVGSGLLMPGVMGSTMGPGVGLNSRGRRRHSAVLMEHPSPSPSPHGVRSSPDPRRPHPAAPSSSLTGHKEKHKHKCKRRSHGCPGYDKLKRQKRKRKKKYLQLRSRRLDPDFLAELDEIVVRLSEIRIAHRTIGHRLSGGIGMAAGTSRGPGVGSRASGGLGGAGGPPPHHYLHRDLLPTIFRVNFGSFYSHPAYSCDPLHYVRKPDMKKKRGRPPKLRDSMSEVPFVPGLGFPLSSGGFYHPSYSVPYSSGPLGLGYYRGFPPASAMYPHPHHQAPHTAPSHHSHHSPSFPPPPPTSYMHHHHPSHLLLNPSKFHKKKHKLLRQEYLGGGRSPVLFPPMSSELSFNWHHKHKHRHKHRERCAQEDREETARGGSGSRAGAGIPESGATGKGERVGSLGMAESLQRCRFGRDNSSPSASKQPATTSANSPSSSSSSSAERYKRKESSMSCLGPSRLALGSSSKGHHPVESWFRMGGSKADYSKLSRGHVAPGQGPFSDGRAEDPAGCSDSEDEEPLTPTDDVEPGAHDSPNLTNLFASALTRTTPKGGRGRKTEVVAESSSFSRIDRPMRKDRSTSAERRELGPSGIQTRGVALSTPEGPEGSLHHRQQHHHQPSLFHSHNSASSCLSPSQDYCLDASLSHHSHRAQPSKHSLHHVNKILRAKKLQRQARTGNNMVKKRGPGRPRKHPLPSPPPSPPPVPELNQNRHKDRVGEQPAGGRGWEGDTVTDAIEAVVQGQRKKGQKRKHWENDGEEEEEEEEEEEDGEVVEPEERLPDREEILGSQVARSKTGTGISWLTPDELQQFHGSTESKPDAPCSPELPVTASREEAPPMPITTQREKRPARPPKKKFQKAGLYSDVYKTEDPRSQLLQLKKEKLEYIPGEHEHGLFPAPIHVGKYLRQKRIDFQLPYDILWLWKHDQLYKRPDVPLYKKIRSNVYVDVKPLSGYETTTCSCRPREDQTEKGCLDDCLNRMSFAECSPSTCPCSDLCDNQHIQRHEWVQCLERFRAEGKGWGIRTKESLRSGQFIIEYLGEVVSEQEFRSRMMEQYFSHSGQYCLNLDSGMVIDSYRMGNEARFINHSCEPNCEMQKWSVNGVYRIGLFALKEISSGTELTYDYNFHSFNTEEQQVCKCGSESCRGIIGGKSQRINGLPPKTGGTRRLGRLKEKRKSKHQLKKREEESSDSNKFYPHLMKPMSNRERNFVLKHRVFLLRNWEKMREKQELLKREGERERDASSLSIYTRWGGVIRDDGNIKSDVFLTQFSALQTSRSVRTRRLAAAEENTEVTRTARLAHIFKEICDMITSYKDSAGQTLAAPLVNLPSRKRNSQYYEKVSDPLDLSTIEKQILTGHYKTVEAFDADMLKVFRNAEKYYGRKSSVGRDVCRLRKAYYSARHEAAVQIDEIVGETASEADSSDSLDRDHGHHHHGAGGPGSHDKDDDVIRCICGMYKDEGLMIQCEKCMVWQHFDCMRLETEVEHYLCEQCDPRPVDTEVPMIPQPSYAQAGSIYYICLLRDELLLHQGDCVYLMRDSRRSPEGQPIRQSYRLLSHINRDKLDIFRIEKLWKNEKGERFAFGHHYFRPHETHHSPSRRFYQNELFRMPLYEIIPLEAVVATCCVLDLYTYCKGRPKNVKEQDVYICDYRLDKSAHLFYKIHRNRYPVCTKPYAFNHFPKRLAPKRDFSPHYVPDNYKRNGGRSAWKSERPKGGCDDDGSSCERGDDFPPEGEDGRGVEDDMDGAPEDPELLPVKPRRAEQEGEEDEDEDEEEDDEEEGRDTEERKELEESSTERIGEMLELPSSSASSPLHHPVLGRREAQRERLNKILLDLLHRTPGKNGEGPGTKQGAIDVTYLLEEGAGRRLRRRTLGFGDFVGRK; encoded by the exons ATGGATACCAAGATCCAAGGAGGGACTGCAACTCCACCCCCTCTTCTCTCAGGTGCCcaaacaggggagagagagaaggagggaggtgggggaaagaaagaagatgaggaggagaagaagagggacagagaaaaggagggagcgACCGCAGTCTCTGCAGGTGCAGGAGCTAGTGGGCCAGGAGGTGCAGGTAGTGACCAGTCCCATTTCTCCATCAAAGAGAGCAGCCTGTCCGAGGGCAATGTAAAGCTTAAGATTGGCCTTCAAGCAAAACGCATGAAGAAGCCCCCAAAGATCTTGGAGAATTACGTGTGCCGACCAAACTTCAAGGCCACCGTGAGGCATACGGGGCGCGGAGGAGGCGGTTCTCGTGGAAACCGTGCAGGAGCGTCAGGGGACGGGCCGGGCAGTCAAAGCCAGAGTGCAATACAGAGCAgggaaaaagagaaggagaagagtgCAAGTGTCAGCAAACCAGccccatcatcttcatcatcaaccCCCTCTGCTAAAGCTCCAACTCCACCCCCTCCTGCTCCCACTCCAACCAGCACTACAACCACATCACAAGTGAATGGGAACGTTCCAGCAAAAAAG gGTCCACCAAAGACGGATAGCAAGTCTGACGCAAAGCCAGACACAAAagcatccacaaacacatctgagAGGCCCCTAAACCTTCACCGCCCTCCACCAGACAGCAAATCACATTCTTCTGGGAAGAAAACATCAGCTTCACAACCCAACCCCCGGACAACTTCCCCACCACTACCTGTGTCACAGGAACCCAGCTTTGATGGTGTGAAACCTCCTCAATACACCTTCAGCACTGATAGTCAGAGAGACAAGGACAAAGGTGTTCAAAATTGGGGAGCACCCACAGTCACTGAGAAATTAGCTCAACTCATAGCAACATGTCCACCATCAAAGACCCCCAAGCCAGCCAAATCTGGAAAGATGGACTCAACTCCTCCTATCCCAAGCTCTGGTTTTATGGCCCCCACAGCCAAGCAACGAGACAGGGCTATGGCCAATAGAAACACATATTCGAGAATGGTACAcctttctcctccacctcctgtttCGCGACCACCCGGTCGGCCCTATGGTTCTAGGAACAAAGACAGTGTTATGGAAAATTCACCAACTCTGACACCGctgagaaaggaggaaacagaagGGTCAGGGAAAGCTAGTAGTAGCAGCAGCACTAACAACttaaacaacagcaacagcagtAGTCGCAGCAGCAGCCCCGCACTCGCCTTTGGCAACAACCGCCTTTCAGCCATGTCAAAGGACAGCAGCAGTGACAACAGCAACAGTGGCATTTCAAAGACACAGTCACGTACAGCTCACTGCCCACCCCATACCTCATCTTCACCGCTATGTCCCATTTTGTCCTCTTCCACCGCCTCAGCTGAGCAGAGGACGGCGAGTGCATTGAGTCACCTGGGCTCCCCTGTTCCCTCACAAGGGCATCACGCACGAGAGAGTCCACCTTTGGCAGAGGAAAGCAGCGCAAGTGAGGTGGAGCAGGACAGAGACAGCCCCCGAGACTTAACCAAGTCCCCCCCTCCAACAGGATCAGGAAAGTCTGAAGGAAAAGACAAGGGGGCCAGTAACCAGTCACTGCGAGGAGAAAGGGGGAAGAGCTCTAGTCCGAGTAAGCGCAGTCCCAATCTGGATGGAAGTCGTCCTGGTCGGAATAGCAGTTCCCCTGAATCTGTAAGACAAAGAGCGTCTTCACCGGAGCTAGATGGTGAAGAGGGCCCACAAACGCCTCTAAGAGATGATTCTCCTGATTCCTCTGTAGACTCTCCGGAAGAGCAGGACAGCAAACCCCTTAAAAAACGTAGGGGTAGGAAACCCCGCTGGTCCCGTTTCATGAACAGGGCACAGAGTCAAAGAACAGATCAACACAATCCCTTCGAGCAGAGCAATACCATATTGCCTTTATCTTCAAGCTTAGAAGTCCAGTCGCCGCCAGTGAAACGACCTGTGGGCAGGCCTCCAAATCCAAATAAGGTCAAACTAAATCCTGTGCCACAAAGTACAGCGTCACAGCTCTTTCCACCCCAGCCTAGGAAACGGGGAAGGCCAAAGTCTAAAATGCCAACACTTGACGCGCCAGCCCGTGGGTGCCTCCCTAACAAGCTTGCTCCCTCAAGGGTCTTTTCATCTTTGCTGAAGTCCAAAGAAGAACAGGACCCACCCGTTCTTCACCCAGAGGTGGACCTCAACCCCCCTAAACCAATGCCTAGAAAGCGTGGACGCCCGAAGCGCCTTCCTCCTACCTTGCCCCAGGAGGGTCAGCCTCCCACGTTAGCTCCTGAGGCGGGGGACATGGGAGATAAACGATTCCGCAACAAAGGAAACGGGCAGCTCATCATGAAAACTATAATAGGCAAGATCAACAAGATGAAGAGTGTAAAACGGAAGCGCATTCTCAGTCAAATATTGTTAGGCCCAAGAACAGAGGAACCCCCTAAAAGTGTCACCAGCGGGGTCGTTGGCTCTGCAGAAGCTGCGACCCAGTCATTATCATCCCTGGCTGCTTCTTTTGGGGGAAAACTAGGGCCACAAATTAACGTCAGTAAAAAGGGCACAATATATATGGGGAAAAGGAGGGGCCGTAAACCAAAATTGTCGAATGCTTCAACCCCACCACCAGACCCCTTCTTATCCCCAAACGCCACTTCCCCCCTCCATCACCATCATTTACAGTCCCAGCATCATCAGCACCAGCTCTCCTCTTCAGAGGTctttccctccccctccctctcacagTCAAGTGGAGGCCACAGTCCCATCAGCGATGCCAGCTTTGTGGAGCCCGGCTCTGTGCACTTTGCAGGTCACTCTCACTATTCTAACCCCCATCATGGCCACAGCAcgttctcctttcctcccccaACCTTCTCAGCCCCTAATCCACGCAACCAAGGGCTGAGCTCATCATCTATGGCTTCAGCAGCTTCCCAGAAAAAGTCATCTTGCCGTggatatcatcatcatcaccaccattacAGGCAGCACTACCATTATCATAAGCTTTCCCCTCCCAGGCCGCTCCATCCCACCTCCCCTGCCCCCCTCAGCGAGCTAAAAGAAGCCACTCCGTCACCAGTCAGTGAGTCACACAGTGAGGAGACGGTGCCAAGCGACAGTGGAATAGGAACGGACAACAACAGCACCTCTGATCGGGGCGAGAAAGCAGGAGGGGCAGGTGGATTAGGTGGAATCGGGATGCCACATGGAGTGGGCAGTGGATTATTAATGCCAGGGGTCATGGGTTCAACCATGGGCCCGGGGGTGGGCCTCAATTCCAGAGGCAGGCGGCGACACTCGGCTGTGCTCATGGAacatccctctccctctccgtcACCTCACGGGGTAAGGTCGTCCCCTGATCCCCGGAGACCTCACCCagcagccccctcctcctccttaacAGGACACAAGGAGAAACATAAGCACAAGTGTAAACGTCGCAGCCACGGGTGCCCCGGCTACGACAAactaaagagacagaaaagaaaacgtaAGAAGAAGTACTTGCAGCTGCGTTCTCGACGGCTTGACCCAGACTTCCTCGCAGAGCTGGATGAGATTGTTGTGAGACTGAGTGAAATACGGATAGCACACCGAACCATCGGACACCGGCTCAGTGGTGGAATAGGCATGGCGGCAGGAACAAGTAGAGGGCCGGGGGTCGGGAGCAGGGCCAGTGGTGGTCTAGGAGGCGCAGGTGGACCTCCTCCACATCATTATTTACACAGGGACCTCCTTCCTACCATCTTCAGGGTTAACTTTGGCAGCTTCTACTCGCATCCTGCATACTCCTGTGACCCCTTGCACTATGTTCGTAAACcagacatgaagaagaaacgTGGGAGGCCTCCCAAACTGAGGGACTCTATGTCAGAGGTTCCCTTTGTACCTGGGCTTGGATTTCCTCTCTCAAGCGGAGGTTTCTACCACCCATCCTACAGCGTTCCCTACTCCTCTGGGCCCCTGGGGTTGGGCTATTACAGAGGCTTTCCCCCAGCAAGCGCTATGTATCCCCACCCACACCACCAGGCTCCTCATACAGCCCCTTCCCACCACTCTCACCACTCGCcctctttcccccctcctcccccaacaTCCTACATGCATCATCATCACCCCTCACATCTCCTGCTGAACCCTTCCAAatttcacaagaaaaaacacaagctgcTCAGGCAGGAGTACCTAGGAGGAGGAAGGTCTCCTGTCCTGTTCCCGCCAATGTCCTCTGAGCTGTCCTTCAATTggcaccacaaacacaaacacagacacaaacacagagagcgtTGCGCCCAGGAGGACAGGGAGGAAACGGCAAGAGGAGGATCAGGGAGCCGGGCTGGAGCAGGGATTCCTGAAAGTGGAGCAAcagggaaaggagagagagttgGCAGTTTAGGAATGGCAGAATCTTTACAGCGATGCCGCTTTGGACGAGACAACTCCAGCCCCAGTGCCAGCAAGCAACCTGCTACAACTTCTGCCAActccccttcttcttcctcgtcctcatcTGCAGAAAGGTACAAGCGCAAAGAAAGCTCCATGTCCTGCCTAGGCCCCTCCAGACTCGCACTGGGCAGCAGCTCCAAAGGCCACCACCCAGTAGAGTCGTGGTTCAGGATGGGCGGCTCTAAAGCAGACTACTCTAAACTTTCACGGGGTCATGTTGCACCAGGCCAGGGTCCCTTCTCAGATGGAAGGGCTGAAGACCCAGCAGGTTGCTCAGACagcgaggacgaggagcccCTCACACCAACGGACGATGTCGAGCCTGGAGCGCATGATTCTCCCAATCTTACAAATCTCTTTGCCTCTGCTCTAACCCGCACTACGCCGAAGGGGGGCAGGGGCAGAAAGACCGAGGTGGTTGCAGAGAGTTCCAGCTTCTCCCGCATAGACCGGCCAATGAGGAAGGACCGCTCAACATCAGCAGAAAGGAGAGAGTTAG GGCCCTCAGGTATCCAGACAAGAGGTGTTGCACTCTCAACCCCTGAAGGGCCTGAAGGGTCTCTGCATCATCGGCAGCAGCACCATCACCAACCTTCCCTGTTTCACTCCCACAACTCTGCCTCCTCCTGCCTCTCCCCTTCACAGGACTATTGCCTGGATGCCTCCCTGTCTCACCACTCCCATCGGGCACAGCCTTCCAAACACAGCCTGCACCACGTCAACAAAATCCTGCGTGCCAAAAAGCTGCAGAGGCAGGCTCGCACAGGAAACAACATGGTGAAAAAGAGGGGCCCGGGACGTCCCAGGAAACATCCGTTACCCTCCCCGCCGCCATCCCCACCCCCAGTGCCTGAGTTGAATCAGAACCGGCACAAAGACAGAGTGGGAgagcagccagcagggggcagaggGTGGGAGGGGGACACTGTGACTGATGCTATAGAGGCGGTGGTCCAGGGACAGCGTAAAAAAGGTCAGAAGAGGAAGCACTGGGAGAATGatggggaagaagaagaagaggaggaagaggaggaagaggacggggAAGTAGTAGAGCCTGAGGAGAGACTGCCGGACAGGGAGGAGATCCTGGGCAGCCAGGTGGCAAGGTCCAAAACAGGGACAGGAATCAGCTGGCTTACCCCGGACGAGCTCCAGCAATTTCATGG GTCAACGGAAAGCAAGCCAGATGCCCCCTGTTCCCCTGAACTTCCAGTCACCGCCTCCAGGGAAGAAGCTCCACCTATGCCCATAACCACCCAACGGGAGAAGAGACCAGCCAGACCCCCAAAGAAGAAGTTTCAGAAAGCAGGACTTTACTCCGATGTGTACAAGACTGAAGA CCCCCGGAGTCAGCTTCTGCAGCTAAAGAAAGAGAAGCTTGAATACATACCAGGGGAGCACGAGCATGGATTGTTTCCAGCTCCTATACATGTCG ggaAGTACCTGAGACAGAAGCGCATTGACTTCCAGTTGCCTTACGACATCTTATGGCTGTGGAAACACGATCAG ctttACAAGAGGCCTGATGTCCCTCTTTATAAAAAGATCAGATCGA ATGTCTATGTGGATGTAAAGCCCCtctctggttatgaaacaactACATGCAGCTGTAGACCTCGTGAGGACCAGACTGAAAAAGGCTGCCTGGATGATTGCCTGAATAG GATGAGTTTTGCGGAGTGCTCTCCCAGCACCTGCCCATGTTCTGATCTGTGTGACAACCAGCACATCCAGAGACATGAGTGGGTCCAGTGTCTGGAGCGTTTCCGTGCTGAGGGCAAGGGCTGGGGTATCCGCACCAAAGAATCACTTCGCTCTGGACAATTCATCATTGAGTACCTGGGAGAGGTGGTCAGCGAACAGGAGTTTAG GAGTCGTATGATGGAGCAGTACTTCTCCCACAGTGGCCAGTACTGTCTGAACCTGGATAGCGGCATGGTGATTGACAGCTACCGAATGGGCAATGAGGCACGCTTCATAAACCACAGCTGCGAGCCCAACTGTGAGATGCAGAAGTG GTCTGTGAATGGCGTGTACAGAATCGGTCTCTTTGCTCTCAAGGAAATCAGCAGCGGCACCGAGCTCACCTACGACTACAACTTCCATTCCTTCAACACAGAAGAGCAG CAAGTGTGTAAGTGTGGCTCCGAGAGCTGCAGGGGAATCATCGGAGGGAAGAGCCAGCGTATTAACGGCCTGCCTCCGAAGACGGGAGGGACTCGGCGGCTGGGTCGActaaaggagaagaggaagtcgAAACACCAACTCAAGAAACGA GAGGAAGAGTCGAGTGACAGCAACAAGTTTTACCCTCATCTCATGAAGCCCATGTCCAACAGGGAGag GAACTTTGTGCTGAAGCACCGAGTGTTTCTCCTGAGGAACTGGGAGAAGATGAGGGAGAAACAGGAGCTGCTGaagagagagggcgagcgagaGCGGGACGCCAGCAGCCTCTCCATATACACACGCTGGGGAGGAGTCATCCGAGACGACGGCAACATTAAGTCAG ACGTGTTCCTGACACAGTTCTCGGCCCTGCAGACGTCCCGGTCAGTTCGCACACGGAGACTCGCCGCTGCTGAGGAAAACACAGAAGTCACACGCACTGCTCGGCTCGCACACATCTTCAAGGAGATTTGTGACATGATCACCAGCTACAAGG ATTCGGCTGGACAGACACTTGCTGCTCCACTGGTGAACCTCCCGTCAAGGAAGAG AAACAGCCAGTACTATGAGAAGGTGTCCGACCCTCTGGACCTGAGCACCATCGAGAAGCAAATCCTCACCGGCCACTACAAGACTGTTGAAGCGTTCGACGCTGACATGCTCAAAGTATTTCGCAATGCTGAG AAATATTATGGCAGGAAGTCATCAGTAGGCAGGGACGTGTGTCGGCTGCGGAAAGCCTACTACAGTGCTCGTCACGAAGCTGCAGTCCAGATTGATGAGATCGTTGGTGAAACAGCCAGCGAGGCCGACAGCTCGGACTCGCTGGACCGGGACCACGGCCACCACCACCACGGAGCAGGAGGGCCTGGCTCCCATGACAAAGACGACGATGTCATCCGTTGCATCTGTGGAATGTACAAGGATGAAGGCCTGATGATCCAGTGTGAAAAGTGCATG GTGTGGCAGCACTTTGACTGCATGCGGCTGGAGACAGAAGTAGAGCACTACCTGTGTGAGCAGTGTGACCCTCGGCCCGTCGACACG GAAGTTCCCATGATCCCCCAGCCTAGCTACGCCCAGGCTGGCTCCATCTACTACATCTGCCTACTCAGAGATGAACTGCTGCTACATCAAG GTGACTGTGTGTATCTAATGAGAGACAGCAGACGATCACCTGAGGGCCAGCCTATCAGACAGTCGTACCGTCTCTTGTCTCACATCAACAGAGACAAACTCGACATCTTCCGAATTGAGAAACTCTGGAAGAATGAAAA GGGTGAGAGGTTTGCCTTTGGTCACCACTACTTCCGTCCTCATGAGACGCATCACTCTCCATCACGGCGCTTCTACCAGAATGAGTTATTCCGCATGCCGCTCTACGAGATCATCCCGCTGGAGGCAGTGGTGGCAACCTGCTGTGTCCTCGATCTCTACACTTACTGCAAGG GACGGCCTAAGAACGTAAAGGAGCAGGATGTATACATCTGTGATTACCGCTTGGACAAGTCAGCTCACCTGTTCTACAAGATCCACCGTAACCGCTACCCAGTGTGCACCAAGCCATATGCCTTCAACCACTTTCCCAAGCGGCTCGCGCCCAAGAGGGACTTCTCG CCTCACTATGTTCCTGACAACTACAAGAGGAACGGCGGCCGCTCTGCCTGGAAGAGCGAACGACCCAAAGGAGGCTGCGATGACGACGGCTCTTCCTGCGAACGGGGTGATGACTTCCCTCCCGAGGGAGAAGACGGGAGAGGAGTGGAGGATGACATGGACGGGGCGCCAGAGGATCCTGAACTTCTGCCTGTCAAGCCCAGAAGAGCGGaacaggaaggggaggaagacgaggatgaagacgaggaggaggatgacgagGAGGAAGGGCGGGACACTGAGGAGCgaaaggagctggaggagagttCAACAGAGAGGATAGGAGAGATGCTCGAGCTCCCgtcttcctctgcctcctcgCCACTGCACCACCCGGTGCTGGGAAGGAGGGAGGCCCAGAGGGAGCGGCTCAACAAAATCCTGCTAGATCTGCTGCACAGAACCCCGGGCAAGAATGGTGAGGGACCGGGAACAAAGCAGGGGG cCATAGACGTCACGTATCTCCTGGAGGAGGGCGCAGGGCGGCGACTACGGCGACGGACGCTGGGATTCGGGGATTTCGTGGGCAGAAAATAA